A stretch of the Argentina anserina chromosome 6, drPotAnse1.1, whole genome shotgun sequence genome encodes the following:
- the LOC126801173 gene encoding 7-deoxyloganetin glucosyltransferase-like: MFSSKPHAVCIPGPAQSHIKAVLKLAKLLHRRGFYITFVNTEFNQKRFLKSLGPNCQDGFTDFQFETIPDGLPDSKEDAAQDLTLLCDSVRKKFLAPFRDLLIKLNNTETNPPVTCIVSDGFMSLFTIIAAEEIGVPVALFYTVSASSFMGFTQFRTLVQKGLAPLKDDSWFTNGFLDQKIDWIPGMKDIRLRDLPSFFQTTNPNDPLLNFCLEGTDIVHRASAVVLLTFDALEHDVLDAISSMIGWPPVYTIGPIELLLNQIPDDPLESVGYSLLKEENECLEWLKDRVPNSVVYVNFGSVAVLTPKQLVEFAWALANSKFHFLWVIRPDLVLGESAILPPEFVAETKERGLIATWCPQEELLHHPSVGGFLTHCGWNSTVESLTAGVPMLCWPVFGDQQTNCFYTCSKWGIGMEISNNVKRDEVEKLLRDLVEGEKGKKMKSKVMEWKKLAEEATAPEGSSFKNLDNLVNQVLLRKC; the protein is encoded by the exons ATGTTCTCTAGTAAGCCCCATGCTGTTTGTATTCCAGGTCCTGCTCAAAGCCACATAAAGGCTGTGCTTAAATTGGCAAAACTCCTACACCGCAGAGGTTTTTATATAACCTTTGTCAACACAGAGTTCAATCAGAAGCGGTTCCTCAAGTCGCTAGGACCCAATTGTCAAGATGGCTTCACTGATTTTCAGTTTGAAACCATTCCAGATGGCCTTCCAGATTCAAAGGAAGATGCCGCTCAAGACCTCACTTTACTTTGCGACTCTGTCCGAAAAAAGTTCTTGGCTCCTTTCCGTGATCTGCTCATAAAACTAAATAATACTGAGACTAATCCTCCAGTGACTTGCATCGTTTCAGATGGTTTCATGTCCTTGTTCACCATCATAGCAGCTGAAGAAATTGGAGTCCCTGTAGCACTCTTCTATACTGTTTCTGCATCCTCGTTCATGGGATTCACACAATTTCGCACTTTGGTCCAGAAAGGTCTTGCTCCATTAAAAG ATGACAGCTGGTTCACAAATGGATTTCTGGACCAAAAGATAGATTGGATTCCAGGAATGAAAGATATTCGTTTGAGGGATCTCCCTAGCTTTTTCCAAACAACAAATCCCAATGACCCTTTGCTGAACTTCTGCCTGGAAGGCACGGATATCGTTCACAGAGCTTCTGCGGTTGTATTACTTACTTTTGATGCTTTGGAACATGATGTTTTGGATGCTATCTCTTCTATGATTGGTTGGCCACCTGTTTATACAATTGGCCCTATCGAGTTACTTCTGAATCAGATTCCAGATGATCCTTTGGAGTCTGTGGGATACAGTCTGctgaaagaagaaaatgagtgCCTTGAATGGTTGAAGGATAGAGTGCCAAATTCAGTTGTTTATGTGAACTTTGGAAGCGTAGCGGTCTTGACACCAAAACAGCTTGTAGAGTTTGCTTGGGCACTTGCAAATAGcaaatttcatttcttgtgGGTAATTAGGCCTGATCTTGTTCTCGGAGAATCAGCTATTCTACCACCTGAATTTGTTGCAGAAACCAAAGAAAGAGGTCTAATAGCAACTTGGTGTCCACAAGAGGAACTGCTTCATCATCCTTCAGTCGGAGGGTTCCTTACACACTGCGGCTGGAATTCGACAGTTGAGAGTCTGACAGCCGGAGTCCCGATGCTTTGTTGGCCAGTCTTTGGTGACCAGCAAACAAACTGTTTCTATACTTGTAGCAAATGGGGCATTGGGATGGAGATTAGCAACAATGTCAAGAGAGACGAAGTAGAGAAGCTTCTTAGGGATTTGGTGGAAGGAGAGAAGggtaagaagatgaagagtaaGGTCATGGAGTGGAAGAAACTTGCGGAAGAAGCCACGGCTCCAGAGGGTTCTTCATTCAAAAATCTGGACAACCTAGTGAATCAAGTTCTACTGCGGAAATGCTGA
- the LOC126799821 gene encoding cold shock domain-containing protein 3-like produces MKSQAPRSVIQIDDDDDDDLDDDFLSQVAAAEAHALANKRRRFTTPSPYAVLSAPSRSANRMETSGGGGLYPATPSPYAVLSAPSPPPPRAAIRKEIPDGDGDGGLYTAALKGNQSVFSEPPPRGGGFGKGRVSGGVVAAAGDGGVSTGDACFKCGKSGHWARDCDAPGGGGGSAGYGGNYSGGGGYTGKNGGDDASYPEKSCPCGSGTCMVLTANTEKNRGRKFYKCPLRQENGGCGFFEWCDNDSGANAMAGASSGSFSRTPDSTFPALQCPCGVGQCRILTAKTGNNIGSQFYRCPGNEGSSCGFFKWCNENTVAAGSAQGARNPKIVYGSSELSSQGSYGVKTGSSCYKCGKDGHWARDCSVPSNNAPGEYGGRSASTSSCYKCGKMGHWARDCPAG; encoded by the exons ATGAAATCGCAAGCGCCAAGATCCGTTATCCAaatcgacgacgacgacgacgacgacctAGACGACGACTTTCTCTCTCAGGTCGCCGCCGCCGAAGCCCATGCTCTCGCCAACAAGCGCCGCCGTTTCACCACCCCCTCCCCATACGCCGTCTTGTCGGCACCGTCGCGCTCCGCGAATCGGATGGAGACATCCGGCGGCGGCGGTCTCTACCCCGCAACGCCCTCCCCGTACGCCGTCTTATCTGCACCGTCGCCGCCGCCACCGCGCGCCGCGATTCGAAAGGAGATACCCGACGGCGACGGCGACGGCGGACTCTACACCGCGGCGCTCAAAGGAAACCAGAGCGTGTTCTCTGAGCCTCCGCCGCGCGGCGGTGGATTTGGAAAAGGGAGAGTTTCTGGTGGGGTTGTTGCGGCGGCGGGAGACGGCGGTGTTTCGACCGGCGACGCGTGCTTTAAGTGCGGGAAGTCCGGACACTGGGCTCGCGATTGCGATGCTCCTGGCGGTGGAGGAGGCAGCGCAGGCTATGGTGGTAATTACAGCGGCGGAGGAGGGTATACTGGTAAAAACGGCGGCGACGATGCGTCGTATCCTGAGAAAAGCTGCCCTTGTGGATCTGGAACCTGCATGGTGCTCACTGCAAATACTGAGAAGAATCGAGGTCGAAAATTCTACAAATGTCCACTTAGACAG GAAAATGGGGGTTGTGGTTTCTTTGAGTGGTGTGACAATGATTCAGGGGCTAATGCCATGGCTGGTGCCAGTAGTGGTAGCTTTAGTAGGACACCTGATTCTACATTTCCAGCTCTGCAATGTCCTTGTGGTGTTGGGCAATGCCGAATCTTAACAGCGAAAACTGGCAACAATATCGGCAGCCAATTCTATCGCTGTCCTGGAAATGAG GGAAGCTCTTGCGGTTTCTTCAAGTGGTGCAATGAGAATACTGTGGCAGCTGGTAGTGCACAAGGTGCAAGAAACCCCAAGATTGTTTATGGTTCAAGCGAGTTAAGCAGCCAAGGCAGCTATGGTGTGAAGACTGGTTCTTCCTGTTATAAGTGCGGAAAGGATGGGCATTGGGCAAGAGATTGCTCTGTTCCTTCAAACAATGCTCCGGGTGAATATGGAGGACGGTCTGCATCAACAAGCAGCTGCTATAAGTGTGGAAAGATGGGTCACT